Within the Microcoleus sp. bin38.metabat.b11b12b14.051 genome, the region TAATAGCCTCCCTCGACCTAACTCAATGGACACGCTCTCAATTCCTACTTGCTTCTTTCCTCAAACTTATTTCTGAAAAATAATGACAAATAACTACCCGCTAATTGTAGGAGTGACTGGAGCATCGGGATTAATTTACGCCGTGCGAACATTGAAATATCTCTTGGAGGCCGATCGACCTGTGGAACTGGTAGCATCAAAATCTACCTACATGGTTTGGCAAAGCGAACAGAACATCCGAATGCCCGCAGAACCAACTATGCAAGAAGAATTTTGGCGGGAACAAGCAGGAGTACCCAATTCTGGTAAACTCCGGTGCCATCCCTGGCAAGATGTTGGTGCTAATATTGCTAGCGGCTCGTTTCGCACCCAAGGGATGATGATTATTCCTTGTAGCATGAGTACACTAGGCAAGCTGGCGGCTGGCTTAAGTTCGGATTTGCTCGAAAGAGCGGCCGACGTTCAGCTCAAGGAAGGCAG harbors:
- a CDS encoding flavin prenyltransferase UbiX → MTNNYPLIVGVTGASGLIYAVRTLKYLLEADRPVELVASKSTYMVWQSEQNIRMPAEPTMQEEFWREQAGVPNSGKLRCHPWQDVGANIASGSFRTQGMMIIPCSMSTLGKLAAGLSSDLLERAADVQLKEGRKLVLVPRETPFSLIHLRNLTTLAEAGARIVPAIPAWYHNPQTIEDLVDFVVARALDQLGIDCVPLKRWKEEDLSVVS